The proteins below are encoded in one region of Synchiropus splendidus isolate RoL2022-P1 chromosome 13, RoL_Sspl_1.0, whole genome shotgun sequence:
- the ccl20a.3 gene encoding C-C motif chemokine 20a.3 yields the protein MRWTIACDTRLLLVVCLMATDTLAGYGCCRRYTTQKIPFPEIRGFSVQTMKEFCSINAIIFHTKKKGKRCTDPTQDWVMDYVERLGPEALIVHHSRREDVLQIIKGWMEALKNAAV from the exons ATGAGGTGGACCATAGCTTGTGACACACGTCTCCTTCTTGTGGTTTGCCTGATGGCCACAGACACACTCGCAG GGTACGGATGCTGTCGCAGATACACGACGCAAAAGATACCTTTCcctgaaatcagaggcttctCGGTCCAGACCATGAAGGAGTTTTGTTCCATCAATGCCATCAT ATTCCACAcgaagaagaaagggaaacgGTGCACAGACCCCACTCAGGACTGGGTGATGGACTATGTTGAAAGGCTGGG ACCAGAAGCATTAATTGTTCACCACAGCAGAAGAGAGGACGTTCTCCAGATAataaaaggatggatggaagccTTGAAGAATGCTGCTGTATAA